The region TACGAGTTTCAGACCAGCCGCCATGACATGCCCTCCAACAGTTTCCTAGGGGCCATGCCCCGCTCTTCAACTGTTGGGTTTGTACCCACTTTGTTCTCATAGAACAAGGGGGGAACATAATTTTTTCCGGAAGGCCGGGAAAACGGCAGAAATACGCGCGTTTTCAATCCTCTTCGCGGTCGAGCCGCCGGATCTTCCACCGGAATTCACGGGTCTGTCCGGGCGGAACATCGATATAGGCGACCCTGAAACCCTTGTGCAGCTCGTCCGGATTGCCGCGCGCGCGAATGTCCCAGTCGCTCGGGGTACCAAGCGAGAGGCGAACCCGCGCCATGCGGGAATTCGCATTGCGGAGAACGGCACGCATTTGCGCCCACTTGCCAGCTTCGAGCCGGTCGGCGGCGGTTTCGTCTTCCAGCTGGCACAGGCCGCGCACCATGCTGCTCTCGGAAATCTCGATCTCGACGTCCTGCGTCACCGCGTAATCGTAGATCCGGCGCTCGGCGATGAGGAGCGGTCCGGCTGAACTCGGCTCGAAAACCGTGACGCCGCCGGAGGGCAACGCGACCCCCAGCCCCTTCTCCTCTTCGTTCACTGTCTCGAGGTTCAGCGTGGTTCCCTGCAGCCGGTCGGACCAGTCGCCTTCGGACCATTCATAGGGATTGCACGATGCACTGTAGACGAACTTGCCCTCGACGCGCTCCTTGTCGAGGAAGGCGACCTGCTTGAGGCCCTGCGCGCGGACATCGACCCGTTCGGGAATGCGGTAGAGTTTCAGGTCGCCCAGCTGCTCTTCGGATGCGATGACCATGACGGGCGCTGCTGATTCCAGCGCATTCGCCATGCGCGATCCGGTGACCACAATCCGGTCTTCCATCGCCATTGCCATCGGCGGAGGCGGAGGGGGAGGAGGCGCAGCGGGGGGAAGCAGGTCGCGTTCCGGAATACCGGTGGCGGTGCTCCCGATCGGGTAGCATGAAAGGCGCACCGGATTTCCCTCCGGCGCTTCGGCAAGCGACTCGAAATCGCTTTCGATATTGAGCGTTCCTGCCACCGCGAGAAGCTGAGCGTTCTCGAAGCCCTGGTAATTGTCGTTGAGGATCGTCAGCCAGCTCATCAGGTCGAAGAACACCTTGCCCTTCGCCCCGCCCTCGCCGAGCCGCGCGACATAATGCGCTTCCCAGTCGAAGCCCCACGACAGGTACGTTAGTGTGACCGTGTAGGTCCCTCCTGTCCTGTCTCGCGTGTCGATCGAGAACACGGGATTGGCGGACAGGCCGGTGGGCACGCGGTCGAAAGTGAGCTTCTCCGGCAGGCCGGAGCAGCGTACCGCTTCGTAGCCGGCGGAGGTCTGGAGAACGATGCCGCCGTCCGCGCGCGTTCGCAGGATCGCCTCTTCGGTCTTCGCTTCTCCCGAGGCCGGGTTGGTCCGCGTTATCCGCACGCGGTTGCCGAGCAGGCCGTTGACGAGGGAAGCAGGAGACAGGAGGTCGGCGTTGCGGTTCTTCTCTATGGTGCCGCCCGGCAGGCCGGTGACGATGGCGCTGACCGCCACCATGCCTTCCGACACGCCGTCGAACAGGATCGTCGATTCACCCGGCGGGAGCGTGACGGTGCGCGTTTCGCTGATCATCGCGAAGCCCTGCGGCCAGTCGCGATCCATGCTGTCGTCGACGCCGCGATCGGGGTCGCGGTAGACGGTCACCGAAACGTCGGTCGGCTGCGAAGCCATGACCGGGTCGCGAGCCTGCGCCTCGAAAGGCACGAGCATCGCTGTGGCCAGGAGGGCAGCTACGAGGCGCATTGGCCGACCCTAGTAGCGCGTGGCGAAGGTGACGCGGAACTCGCGGTCCGAATTGGCAGGAATGGGCACGACCCATTTGCGCCGGTCGGAATTGAGCTGAAGCCCCGGCTCGTCCTCGCTGACGATACGGAAGTCCCGGCTCCACCAGCCGCGGTCGAGCCCCGCCTGCGTCAGGTCCACTTCCACGGGTACGGACTTCGCATTGGTGATCGTGTAGCGCATCGTCGTCTGCCAGTAGGTGACGGGACGCTCGACATCGACGCGGCGGACTTCCGCGTCGTCCTCGATCACGATGAAACGCGCGGTCCGCTCCCACTCGTCGGCAGTCAGCCGTTCGCGCTTTTCCACCTCGGCCTTCACGAAGATGTCGAAGGCATCGCCGGTGCGCAGCGACAGCTCGCTGCCCATCGGCGTGTGCCCGATGGTGTTCTCGCCGATGAACTGCGGGGTGCCTTCGCTGTCACGCTGGTAGAAACGCACCGCGCCGGCAGGCAGCGCATCGCCCAGCCCGCCATCGCTCGACGAGGAGAACGCGATTTCGCTCGAGACCGGGAACGGGCGGTCGTCATTGCGCATCCAGTCGATCGTGCGGCTGTAGATCTTGCGCGCCGCGACGCCTTGCACGTCGAGGAAACTCACCTGCTTGGTCTGGCGGTTGGCGATCGTGGTGCGCTCGGCTAGCGGGTAAAGATAGAATTCGCCGACCTGTTCGCGATTGGCGCTCTCGGTCCCGGCGCGCACCATGTTCCGGTTCGCCATCGGCCGTCCGGCATTGGGATTGCCGGCGACGAGCATGGTGTCGGCCTGATGGAAGGTCGTGCCGGTATTGTTGCTGAGCGTGACCCAGCCCTGCATGTCGATCGTCGCCGCGGCCTCGTCGTACAGGGCGACATAGTCGGCGTTCCAGCCAAGCCCGCGCGTCAGATAGCGGATCGAGGTGGGACGAACACCGGCGCGGTTGCTTTCGACATTGACCGACAGGGTCGGGCGCGCGCGCAGATTGGGCGGGACCCGGTCGAACACGACGCGTACCGGCAGGCCATCGTCGCGCAGCACCTCGATGCGGTCGCCGATCTGGACCACGACGCCGCCTGCGACCGAGAGAACCTTGGCCCGCTCGCGCGTTTCGGTGCCGGTGGCCGGGTTGGTCCGGACGAGCGTGATGGTCTGGCCGATCGCCTTTTCCATCATCTTGGCCGGGGTCAGGAGATCGAAGTCGAAATTCTGTTCGACGATTGCCGTACCCGGAGCAGCGAAGCTGAGGGTCTCGGGGCGGATCTGCGCGGATACGTCGGGGAATTCGACGCGGCTGCGACCGCGCGCGATGTCGAGCTGCCGCACGTCCTGCACCAGCGACTGGCCGTTCTGGTAGATCGTGACCGATACATCGCCCTGCGCAGTCGCATCCGGATCGTCGGCGGATTGCGCGAGCGCACTTCCTGCAAGCCCAAGGGTCGCAAGGCTCGAAACCAATGCGAAGCGGATCGTCGAAGTTCGCGCGAAAGTCATGTCAGGTCAGCCCTCCCTGCCGATTTGCCCAAGACTATCATACCTATAGAGCAGGCATGAAAAAGGGGCGCAAACATTGTCTGCGCCCCCCAATCTGAATTTCCGCCGAACGTCAGTTCCGCGACGGGAAAACGCCCACCAGCGCGACACAGTAGTTCAGGGTCGTGTACGGCTGCATGTTGTTCACCGGCTGACCTCCGCCGGTGTTGCCGACGGATACGGTCGCAGCATTCATCGTCTGGCCAAGCGACGGGGCGTTGGTATCTTCATAGACGATGTTCCTCGACCGGGCGAACACATTGCCGGTCGGGTTGCCGCTATCTGCCGGTGCAGTGTTGTTAATGTTGATCAGCGCCGAATGGTTATGGCTCGGCAGTTGGGTGATGTTCAGCATATTCGTCTCGGAGCCCGAACGCTGGCCGATCTGCCGTGGAGTCAGTCCCGGTCCGTTACCCTGGTGGATCGGAACACGCCCGCGAAGGTCTGGCAAGGCAAACGTCGTGCGGCCATCTCCGCCGTAAATCGTTCCGTAGAGCGAGAACAACGCCTGGTTCTGGGCAATGGCAAGCAGTTGCCCGTTAGCTGCGGCCCAGCCCCTCGGGCAGAAGGTGAAACCGACGGGTTCGATTTCGCCGATGAACGGGTTCGAGTCGGCCTGGGCGGGCGTCGCGCCCATGCAGGTTCCGATTGCAGCTGTCGCAGCCAATGCGGCTTTGAGTTTCATAATCTGGTCCTTTGCGCTTTGCTTCCCACTGTTTTCCTACGGGCCCGCATCGGGGCGTTGGCAACTAGCAGGAAGACGCGGATTCTCTTGTGCGAGTGAGCCTGGAAAAATGGGGCGGCGTGCCGTCACCCCTCCTCGGCGTTCGTGCAGAAAATCAGTTACGCGACGGGAAGACGCCAGTCAGGGCGATGCAGTAGTTCACCACGAGATACGGCTGCATGTTGTTGACTGCCTGACCCCCACCGGTGTTGCCGACCGACACGGTCGCTGCGTTCATCGTCTGGCCAAGCGAGGGAGCATTCGTATCTTCATAGATAAGGTTGCTCGACCGGGCGAACACATTGCCCGTCGGGTTCCCGCTGTCGGCCGGTGCCGTGTTGTTGATGTTGATGAGCGCCGTATGGTTGTGGCTCGGCATCTGCAACGTGGTCAGAGTGTTGGTTTCGCTACCACCACGCGATCCGAGAATACGATTCGTCAGGCCCGGGCCCTGCCCGGTGTGGATCGGCGCGCGACCGCGCAGGTCGGGCAGGCCAAAGGTCGTACGACCGTCGCCGCCATAGGTCGTGCCGAGGAGCGAAAACAGGGCCGTATACTGGCTGATCGGAAGCAGCTGGCCATCGGTCGACGCCCATCCCCGCGGGCAGAAATTGAAGCCATAAGTCTGCACTTCGCCGATGAACGGATCCACGCCTGCATGGGCCGGCGTGACCATCATGCAGGTTCCCAATGCAGCGCTTGCTGCAAGAGCGGCTTTCAACTTCATGGTACTCCCCTTTTTTCTTCCGTTTCTCAGTTCGTTGTTGTTTTTCGAACGGACCCTGAACGGGGTGTAACACAGCTCGTTGTAGATAGGGGAATTATTTCTCGGATGCGTCTGTACGCGCGCCTTTGCGCAGGATCTGACTGACGCAATCGCCGATCTGTTGCACGGAAAACGGCTTGGCGAGGAAGTGCATGTTCGCGACGTCGATTTCCTTGCGCAGCTGCTCTTCCGCGTATCCCGACATGAAGAGCACCGGCAGGTCCGGGCGCTGCTTGCGGATCGCCTTGACCATGGTCGGGCCGTCCATTCCCGGCATCACGACATCGGACACGATCAGGTCGAAATCATCGCCGCGCGCGATCGCCGCGAGCCCTTCCTCGCCATCGGAAGCGAGCGCGACCTTGTGACCGGACCTCGCCAGCGCGCGCTCGGCGACTGCACGCACCATGTCCTCGTCCTCGACGAGGAGGATGTGGCCGCTGCCCGACCAGTCGCTGGCTGCTTCCTGCGGCGCCGGGAGCTCGTCTTGAGCGATCTCGGCTGTGTCGTCTGCGGCGTGCACCGGCAGGTAAATGGTGAAGCGCGCACCTTCCGGCTCGCCCGTCATGCCAGGAGCGTTGTCGGCGAAGATGAAGCCGCCCGACTGCTTCACGATGCCATACACCGTCGAAAGCCCGAGGCCGGTGCCCTTGCCCTGCTCCTTCGTGGTGAAGAAGGGCTCGAAAATCTTGCCGAGCTTGTCCGCCGGGATGCCGCCGCCCGTGTCCTGCGCCACGAGCACTGTGTAGTCGGCGACCGGAATGATGTCCGATCCCATGGCGCGAATGTCCCGCGCGGTAACGCGGCGCGTCGCCAGCGTGAGCTTGCCGCGACCGTCGCCGCGCGACTGGATCGCATCGCGCGCATTGACGGCGAGGTTGACGATGACCTGCTCGAGCTGTTGCGGGTCCGCGCGAACCGCGCCGAGGTCGCGGTCGTGCCGGACCTTTAGCTCGATATTCTCGCCGAGGAGACGACGCAGCAGCTGGCTGACCTCGCTCACTACGTCGGGCAGTTGCAAGACCTTGGGCTGCAATGTTTGCTGGCGACTGAAAGCGAGCAACTGGCGCGTGAGGCTCGCCGCGCGGTTGGAGTTCGCCCTGATCTGCTGGATGTCGTCGTAGTCGCTGTCGCCCGGCGTGTGGCGCAGCAGCATGAGATCGCAGTAACCGATGATCGCAGTGAGCACGTTGTTGAAGTCGTGCGCCACGCCGCCGGCCAGCTGGCCGACTGCCTGCATCTTGGTCGCCTGCGCGACCTGACGCTTGAGCTTGGTCTCTTCGGTCGAGTCCGCAAGACTGAGCAGCACCGCTGCTTCTCCGAGCCCGCGAACACCCGCAAGGCCGAGTGAGACCGGATCGTCCGGATTGTCGCGCAGCCGGATGGCCATGTCGCCGCTCGACGCCGGTCCCTTGCCGTAGCGGCGCACGGCATCGGCCAGCACTGCCTTGTCTTCGCGAACGACGAGGTCGGAAGGGTATTGCGGAACGCCCTGCCCTTCGCGGCCGACGGCACGCAGGAATGCCTCGTTGCCGAACAGGAAGCGGCCGTCGCGGTCGGTCATGGCAAGGCCGAGCGGCAAAGCGCCGAGCAGCGCTTCAAGCTGTGCCGTTGCCCCGCTGCCGGGGGTTTCCGTGCCGGCGCCCATGCCGACGCCAGTTTCGACGAGCAGCATCAGCGAGTTCGCCTCGTCGGCGCGGGCCGGTTCGCCTGCGACGACCTCGGCCAAGGGCACCTGGAGCAGCATTTGCGGCGGGCCGCGCCTGCCTTCACGCGCAAAGAAGATGCGGTCGCGATCGTCGCTGCGTAGCTGCGCTACGAAATCCTGTCCGGCGAGTGTCGCAGTCGGGTCGGCAGCGGCACGTTCGGCGAACCCTTCGCTCACCGTCACGATCGCCCCGTCCGGACCGACCAGCGCAGCCTCTATGCCGGCCTGCGAGAGCCAGCGCCCCATCGGACCGCGCAGCATCTGCGCCGTGTCCTCGCCAGGGTTGGTCTCTTCCTCGCGGCGGATGCGCCAGACGAGGTAATCCTCGCCGCGGCCCGCCCGGCCGGCCTGTATCTGCCAGGGAGACTTGCCCTCGCCCGCATCGACCTCGCTCACCTGCGAGGAACCGTCGCGCCACGCTTCGCGGGCGGCGCGGGTCAGCATTTCGAGAGCGTCGCGACCTAGAGGCAGGTTTGGCGGAGCGACCTTCGGCCCGAACCAGTCGACGAATGTCGAGTTTGCGCAAACGAGGCGATTGGCCCGGTCGGTAATGGCGACCCCGACACCGGCTTGCTCGATCGCGGCAACGGTCACCGACCAGTCGGGCGGAGCAAGCTCGTCGCTCGTATTCGCGACGCGAATGCGGCTCGCAAAGAAGGCAACCGCGCCAAGGATAACGACCCCGGCGAGGTAAGCGACCACCAGCACGGCATCGCCGGTCAGCGCCCACAGGGCCGCGAGGCTGGCGAGCAGCGCTGCACCCAGCACCGTAAGAAGTAGAGATCGGCGCTCCCCTTGCGCCTCAGTCGGCAGGTTCATCCCTCACTCGTTCCCAACCGCTCGTCCAATCGCGCTTCCATCCTGTTCAAGCGCTTCCTGCGCTTGCGTGCAACCATCCAGCGCCAGACCCAGCCGGAAACCACGTAGCCGACCGCAGAGGATACAATCGCCAGCACGCCGAAGCCGAATACGGTGACCCCGGCGGCCTCGAACAATTCGATGAGCCACGACCAGCGTCCGCTGGCCATCTCGTCATTCGCAACGCCGCCCACGCTTGCATCGACCTTTAGAACGAATGCGCCGACCCTGTTCGCGACAACTACCCAGAAGGGATAGGTGAACGGGTTGGTGATGAAGGTGACCAAAGCCGAAAGTGGCACGTTCGCGCGCGCAGGCAGGGCTAGGAATGCTGCGAGGAAGATCTGCCCGAGCGGAATGATGAAGCCGCAGAACAGCCCGAGAGCCACACCGCGCGGGACGGACCTTCGGGTAAAGCGCCAAAGCTCGGGAGACAGGAACCGGTCCGCGATCGGGGCGAGATATTTGTTCCCCGCCATCTCGTCGCGCGAGGGCATGTATTTCCGGATCAAGTCGGAAAGAAATGTCTTGGAGCGGAAGTTCGTCATGGCCTCGTGCGCGCCCTGCTCCTCGCAGCGCAAAAGCGCAAGCGGATCGACGGGATTTTCGGCGGAATGGGCATCACGGTCGATATGGGTATTCCGACAGCGATGACCAGTCGCTGAATCGCGAAGAAATCAGCCGCGTTCGCGCATGATCCGCGCCTTGTCGCGTTTCCAGTCGCGATCCTTGATATATTCGCGCTTGTCCTGCGCCTGGCGACCCTTGGCGAGTGCAAGTTCGACCTTCGCGCGGCCCTGCTTGTTGAAATAAATGCTCAAGGGAACGAGCGTCATGCCCTTGCGCTCGACAGCGCCGGTCAACCGGTCGATTTCGCGCGTGTGCAGCAGCAGCTTGCGCGGTCGGCGCGGCTCGTGGTTGAAGCGGTTGCCGTGGCTGAATTCCGGTATGTTGGCATTGACCAGCCACACCTGCCCGTCGCGAACCTCGGCATAGCTCTCGGCGATCGAGGCCTCGCCCGCGCGCAGGCTCTTCACCTCGGTACCCTGCAGCGCGATCCCTGCCTCGAGCTTGTCCTCGACGGCATAGTCGAACCGCGCGCGCCGGTTCTCGGCGACGGTCTTCTGCTTGTCGAACGTTTCGGGCTTTGGTCGGGCCATGGTGGCGGCGCATGTAGTGGCTCGCCGACGACATGGAAACCCCGCGCATAATCCGCTTGCAAGGCCGGCCGGATGATGGCCAATGCAAATCGATAGGGGGCGACGGCATGACTGGTGGATCTGGACACGCGAACGGTTTCGAAATCGGCTCGGTCATGGTTGCGCCGGGGACGAGCGCGGATGTCGCCATTCCGGTAACGCAGATGGCGACCGGTTACGATTCGGTGCTGGCGGTCCGCGTGCTGCATGGTGCGAAGCCCGGTCCGGCGATCTTCGTCAGCGGCGCGATCCATGGCGACGAGATTATCGGCACCGCAATCATCCAGCGGCTCGCCAGGGAAATATTGCCCGAGAATCTCAGTGGAACGGTCCTGCTGGTTCCGGTCAGCAACATCTTCGGCTTTCTCAACAAGAACCGCTACCTGCCCGACCGGCGCGACCTCAACCGTTCGTTTCCCGGCAGCGCGAGCGGCTCGCTCGCGGGCCAGTTCGCCAATGCCTTTTTTCGCGAGGTGATCGAACGCACCACCCTCGGCATCGACATCCACTCGGCCGCCGTCCATCGCTACAACCTGCCGCAAATCCGCATTGCAGCGGGCAATGCGAGGCTGGTCGAGCTGGCCATGGCATTCGGCGCGCCGGTCATCATGGAAAGCCCGCTGCGCCCCGGCTCGATGCGATCGCTGGCACATGACAACGGTGTCGAGATGCTCCTCATGGAGACGGGGGAAGCGCTGCGCTTCGACCGGCTGTCGATCGAAACCGGCGTCGCGGGCGTACAGCGCGTGCTTGCCCACATCGGGATGATCGAGGCCGACGACGGGCTCGGCCATGTCGGCATTCCCGCCCGGGCGAACAAATCGAGCTGGGTTCGCAGCCCGCGCGGGGGTGTGACGCACCGCGTCCGCAAATCGGGCGATCCCGTGCGCAAGGGCGACCTGCTCGCCACGGTCGGCGGACTGTTCGGCGAGAACCCGCAGGAGATCGTCGCGACCACGGATGGCATCATCATCGGGCACGCCACCTTGCCGGTGGTCCACCAGGGCGATGCTCTGTTCCACATCGCGCACATCGCCCACCCCGAGCGCGCGGGCGAGCATATCGATTCGATTACCGAGGCGATCCTAGCGAGCGAGCCGGAAGGCCCGGCCGAACCGCTCCTCGACGAGGACGAGGTGCTTTAGATCAAGCCGGCGTGTTCGAGCGCTTCGTCGACCGCCTTGCGGCTCGCGGCGCTCGCGTTGACGAGCGGCAGGCGCACGTCGCATTCGAGCCAGTCATGCACCCGGGTCAGCGCATATTTGACCGGTGCCGGGCTCGCGTCGGAGAACATCGCATAGTGCAGCGGGAACAGCCGGTCGTTGATCTCGCGGGCCTTCACGAGGTCGTTCGCCGCGATCGCATCGTGGAATTCGGCACACAGCGCAGGTGCGACATTGGCCGTGACCGAAATGCACCCGGCCCCGCCCGCAGCCGAATGCGGCAGCCAGAGCTCGTCATTGCCCGATAGCTGGCAGAACTCGTGATCGAGGCCCATCCGGTGGTCGGCGACGCGCGACAGGTCGCCGCTCGCATCCTTGATGGCCACGATCCGGTCGGGATATTTCTTGACCAGCTCGACGACGGTTTCGTCCTCGATATCGGTCACCGTCCGGCTCGGCACATTGTAGAGAACGATCGGCAGGTCGCTGTTTTCGGCGAGGAAGCTGAAATGCGCGATCAGTCCGGCCTGGCTCGGACGGTTGTAATAAGGCGCGACGCACAGGCCCGCTGCCGCGCCTGCCTTTTTCGAGAAGTTCATGTGGAGCAGCGCATTGCGCGTGTCGTTACTGCCGCAACCGGCGATCACCGGGACGCGGCCGGCAGCCTGTTCGATGCAGACCTCGATCACGCGGTGGTGCTCCGCATTCGACAATGTGGAAGCCTCGCCGGTGGTCCCGCAGGGCACCAAGGCCTTGCTGCCGCTTTCGATTTGCCAGTCGACGAGACGGCGAAAAGCGGCCTCGTCAAACGATCCGTCGCGAAAAGGAGTCACCAGAGCGGGAATCGAGCCCGAGAACATTTGCACTTACCTCTTGTCAGGCCCATGAAAGACGGGAGAAAATTCCCGCAAACGGGCGCGTCGTTCAGCGCCTGATAAGGAGCCGCCTAGCACTATGTCCAGCATGGACCGACTGACACCGCTCGTTCTTGCCGCAATCGCCGCCCCGGCACTCGCCGCTTCGGCACCTCTCGCAGCGCAGGATGCAGCCAGTTGGGACCGTGCCCGGGCCGAGATGATCGCCCGCGCGCCGAGCGGCATGGCCCGTGCGATCGACCGGTGGGAACATCTCACCCAGTACGACAATCTCGGCTTCGAAGCCTACGCCGATTTCATCCTCGCCTACCCCGGTTTCCCGCGTGAAGAGCTGCTCCAGCGGCGCGCGGAAAACGCGTTGTCGGACGAACCGATCGAGCCGAACGAAGTCGTCGCCTTCTTCGACAAGAACCCGCCGGTGACCAATGCGGGCCGCGCACGATATGCGCTCGCGCTCGCTGCCCTCTCGCGTCCCGAAGCGCTGCAGATCGCCCGCTCCGCCTGGCGCGGCGGGACGATGAGCGGCCCGAGCGAGCTCTACCTCGAAGGGCTTTACGGGCTCGAGTTCACCGGCAGCGACCACCGTGCGCGAATGGACGCGCTGCTGTGGCAGGAGAACTTGGAAGCCGCGACGCGGCAAATCTCCCGCATCTCCGACGAGAACCAGCCACTCTACGAGGCGCGCCTCAATATCCTCGCCGGCAGGCTCGAGCAGGCCGGCAGCATGCGGGTTTCCTCGCAGGCGCTGTCCGACCCGGGCTTCGTCTACAATCTTGCCAAGCACTACCGCGAGACGCGCCAGTTGCCGCAGGCGATCAACCTGCTGACGACGCGGCCCAAGTTCACCTCCCTCCCCTTCGATGCCGAAGATTTCGTCGGCGAGATGCTGCGCGTCGCGCGCGGCGCCGGTGCGAGCCAGGCGACCCGCATCGCCGCTTCGGTCGACGATCTGTTCGAGCCGGGCGAGGATATCTCCAAGCTCTCCTACCGCCTGCGCGACGATTACACGTCGCTGATGTGGCTTGGCGGGACGAAAGCCCTCTGGTCGAGCGGCGATGCCGGTTCGGCAGCGCCCCTGTTCTATCGCTATGGCGCCGCAGCGCAGACCCCGCAGACGCGCTCCAAGGGTTTTTACTGGGCCGGTCTGGCAGCCCAGCGTGCGGGCCAGATGTCCGAGGCCAATCGCTACTACGAAATGGCGGCGGGCTATCCCGATCGTTTCTACGGCCAGCTCGCGCTCGAGAAGCTCGGTCGCCCGGTTCCGAAGCTGAACGGCAAGAACGCGCAGGAGCCCACGGCAGAGCAGCGCGCCGCATTCCGCGAGGAACCGCTCACGCGAGCGGTTGCCGAAGTCTCGCGCGGCGCCTCATGGCGTCTCGGCATCCAGTTCTACCGCGAGATCGCGCAGCAGGCCGATACCGAGGCGGAACATATGCTGGTGACCGAGCTTGCCCGCGACATCGGGCGCCGCGATCTTGCAGTAAACGTCGCCGAGGCTGCCGGTGCGGACGGTCACGACCAGTTCGTCGCGCAAGGCTTCCCGACGCTCCCCAACCCGCCGGGCACTTACTGGACCATGGTCCATGCGATCGCGCGGCAGGAAAGCCAGTTCGCCCAGAACGCTATCAGCCACGCCGGCGCGCGCGGCCTGATGCAGCTGATGCCAGGTACTGCGCGCGAAGAAGCGGGCAAGCAGGGACGCGCCTATATGTCGGCCGACCTGATCGACAGCCCGAGCTACAATATGCAGCTCGGCAATGGTTATTTCGCCCGCATGCTCGACTATTACGACGGCAGCTATCCGCTCGCCATCGCGGCCTACAACGCCGGCCCGGGCAATGTGAACAAGTGGCTGCGTAGCAATGGCGACCCGCGCAACGGCGGGATCGACTGGGTCACCTGGATCGAGCGTATCCCGATCTACGAGACGAAGAACTACGTCCAGCGCGTGATCGAGAATGCGGCGACCTACGAGCAGCTCTATCCCGAGCGTGCACGAAACGGCCGTCCCCGTGTCGCGGGCGATTTCCTGCGCTAAAGAGCTGCGCGTCATGCGCGAGAAGACCAACCCGATAACGCCCGCCGGCTATGCCGCGATGAAGGCGCGCTACGACCACCTGCTCGGCACCGAACGTCCGGAGATCGTCGAGATCGTCAGCTGGGCCGCGGGCAATGGCGACCGCAGCGAGAACGGCGACTACCTCTATGGCCGCAAGCGCATGCGCGAGATCGACCGCGAGGCGAACCACCTCGCGCGCCGGATGAAAGCCGCACGCGTGATCGACCCGGCGGACCAGCCGGACAAATCGCGCGCCTTTTTCGGAGCGACCGTCGAGATTGCCGACGAGGACGATACCCGCAAGACCGTCACCATGGTCGGAGACGACGAGCAGGACGCTGGAAGCGGGAAGATCGGCTGGTCGAGCCCGCTGGCGCGCGCATTGCGCGGCGCAGGCATCGGCGATCTCAGGACCGTCAGATTACCCGGCGGCGAACGCGAGTGGGAAGTGATCGCAATCGATTACCCGACCCGCGCCGACGCCTGAGTTAGCGCTCTACGCGTCGCAATCGCCGATGCGTTCGCCGGTGACGCGCATGACCATCGTGGCCTGACCGCCCGGCATCGAGGAATCCTCGATCTCGGCAGTCATCTGCATGTTCATCGAAGTGCCCGTGTGGTCGCCGTCGATCGTCATCTTGGCAGTACCGCCGTTCTCGGCGTTACACAGGATGCGGCCCTTGATCTTGCCGCCCTGCGCCGAGAATTCCTCGGTCGTGCATTCCTCGTTGTCCATCGAGCCCTTGGCCTGCTCTTCGAGGCCCTTGGCGACTTCATCTTCGGTCATGCACTGTTCGTTGCTGGTTTCCTGCCCGACCATCGCCTGCAGGAACTGCGCGGCTTCCGGCGGAGCGCCCGGCATGTCGAACTTCTCGATCACCATCGTGTTCTTCCACTTGCCGGCCTGCATCTGGATCTGGCCGTCGGACCGTTCCTCGCCGACGTCGGTCGCGCCGTCACCGCAGGATGCCAGAGCAAGTACTGC is a window of Erythrobacter sp. HKB08 DNA encoding:
- a CDS encoding response regulator, translating into MNLPTEAQGERRSLLLTVLGAALLASLAALWALTGDAVLVVAYLAGVVILGAVAFFASRIRVANTSDELAPPDWSVTVAAIEQAGVGVAITDRANRLVCANSTFVDWFGPKVAPPNLPLGRDALEMLTRAAREAWRDGSSQVSEVDAGEGKSPWQIQAGRAGRGEDYLVWRIRREEETNPGEDTAQMLRGPMGRWLSQAGIEAALVGPDGAIVTVSEGFAERAAADPTATLAGQDFVAQLRSDDRDRIFFAREGRRGPPQMLLQVPLAEVVAGEPARADEANSLMLLVETGVGMGAGTETPGSGATAQLEALLGALPLGLAMTDRDGRFLFGNEAFLRAVGREGQGVPQYPSDLVVREDKAVLADAVRRYGKGPASSGDMAIRLRDNPDDPVSLGLAGVRGLGEAAVLLSLADSTEETKLKRQVAQATKMQAVGQLAGGVAHDFNNVLTAIIGYCDLMLLRHTPGDSDYDDIQQIRANSNRAASLTRQLLAFSRQQTLQPKVLQLPDVVSEVSQLLRRLLGENIELKVRHDRDLGAVRADPQQLEQVIVNLAVNARDAIQSRGDGRGKLTLATRRVTARDIRAMGSDIIPVADYTVLVAQDTGGGIPADKLGKIFEPFFTTKEQGKGTGLGLSTVYGIVKQSGGFIFADNAPGMTGEPEGARFTIYLPVHAADDTAEIAQDELPAPQEAASDWSGSGHILLVEDEDMVRAVAERALARSGHKVALASDGEEGLAAIARGDDFDLIVSDVVMPGMDGPTMVKAIRKQRPDLPVLFMSGYAEEQLRKEIDVANMHFLAKPFSVQQIGDCVSQILRKGARTDASEK
- a CDS encoding DUF2062 domain-containing protein; protein product: MTNFRSKTFLSDLIRKYMPSRDEMAGNKYLAPIADRFLSPELWRFTRRSVPRGVALGLFCGFIIPLGQIFLAAFLALPARANVPLSALVTFITNPFTYPFWVVVANRVGAFVLKVDASVGGVANDEMASGRWSWLIELFEAAGVTVFGFGVLAIVSSAVGYVVSGWVWRWMVARKRRKRLNRMEARLDERLGTSEG
- the smpB gene encoding SsrA-binding protein SmpB, whose protein sequence is MARPKPETFDKQKTVAENRRARFDYAVEDKLEAGIALQGTEVKSLRAGEASIAESYAEVRDGQVWLVNANIPEFSHGNRFNHEPRRPRKLLLHTREIDRLTGAVERKGMTLVPLSIYFNKQGRAKVELALAKGRQAQDKREYIKDRDWKRDKARIMRERG
- a CDS encoding succinylglutamate desuccinylase/aspartoacylase family protein, whose amino-acid sequence is MTGGSGHANGFEIGSVMVAPGTSADVAIPVTQMATGYDSVLAVRVLHGAKPGPAIFVSGAIHGDEIIGTAIIQRLAREILPENLSGTVLLVPVSNIFGFLNKNRYLPDRRDLNRSFPGSASGSLAGQFANAFFREVIERTTLGIDIHSAAVHRYNLPQIRIAAGNARLVELAMAFGAPVIMESPLRPGSMRSLAHDNGVEMLLMETGEALRFDRLSIETGVAGVQRVLAHIGMIEADDGLGHVGIPARANKSSWVRSPRGGVTHRVRKSGDPVRKGDLLATVGGLFGENPQEIVATTDGIIIGHATLPVVHQGDALFHIAHIAHPERAGEHIDSITEAILASEPEGPAEPLLDEDEVL
- the dapA gene encoding 4-hydroxy-tetrahydrodipicolinate synthase, translating into MFSGSIPALVTPFRDGSFDEAAFRRLVDWQIESGSKALVPCGTTGEASTLSNAEHHRVIEVCIEQAAGRVPVIAGCGSNDTRNALLHMNFSKKAGAAAGLCVAPYYNRPSQAGLIAHFSFLAENSDLPIVLYNVPSRTVTDIEDETVVELVKKYPDRIVAIKDASGDLSRVADHRMGLDHEFCQLSGNDELWLPHSAAGGAGCISVTANVAPALCAEFHDAIAANDLVKAREINDRLFPLHYAMFSDASPAPVKYALTRVHDWLECDVRLPLVNASAASRKAVDEALEHAGLI